A genomic stretch from Desulfohalobium retbaense DSM 5692 includes:
- the secE gene encoding preprotein translocase subunit SecE has protein sequence MAKKKKKNLEQAKKQDQGLQGKIAQFKEFFEESQVELKKVTWPTRKETLQMSGTVLLFVAVLALFLGLVDVTLAKIIEAVLS, from the coding sequence ATGGCCAAGAAAAAAAAGAAAAATCTTGAGCAAGCCAAGAAACAGGACCAAGGGCTGCAAGGCAAAATTGCGCAGTTCAAGGAGTTCTTTGAAGAGTCCCAGGTCGAGCTGAAAAAGGTCACCTGGCCGACTCGCAAAGAAACCTTGCAAATGAGCGGAACTGTTTTGCTCTTTGTTGCTGTCCTCGCCCTTTTCCTTGGGTTGGTTGACGTCACCCTGGCCAAAATCATTGAAGCCGTACTTTCGTGA
- the rpmG gene encoding 50S ribosomal protein L33, which translates to MRIKIQLACSECKRKNYATMKNKKNTTGKMSLKKYCPFDRKHTLHKETK; encoded by the coding sequence ATGCGCATCAAGATCCAGCTTGCTTGTTCCGAGTGTAAGCGTAAAAACTACGCGACAATGAAGAACAAAAAGAATACGACTGGGAAAATGTCCTTGAAAAAGTACTGCCCATTCGATCGCAAGCATACCTTGCACAAGGAAACCAAGTAA
- the lpxC gene encoding UDP-3-O-acyl-N-acetylglucosamine deacetylase — MQQHTIEKAVSCTGIGLHSGRRVSLRLNPAAEDTGVVFAVNTGDGARFLNLHPDAVQGTGLATTLGQGDVRVATVEHLMAAIRAMGIDNILVEVDGGEVPIMDGSAASFVMLLRDAGLRQQRKPQKIWAVKRRVSVEEDGRWIVGEPFPGFCVDYTIDFDHPLVGVQTRRFHLAPEDFERSVARARTFGFLHEVEKLQKHNLALGGSLDNAIVLDEYGVVNPEGLRFVDEFVRHKILDFVGDMALLDGQLWGKFTVHCSGHALNNAFLRHIYENRAQCLERWEAKPQTEQRLPGREWLGQEVPADM; from the coding sequence ATGCAACAACATACAATCGAAAAGGCAGTCAGCTGTACCGGCATTGGCTTGCACAGTGGGCGACGGGTTTCTCTGCGGCTCAATCCTGCCGCCGAAGACACGGGCGTCGTGTTTGCTGTCAATACCGGAGATGGAGCACGTTTTTTGAATCTCCATCCTGACGCTGTCCAAGGGACAGGGCTGGCCACCACCTTGGGACAGGGTGATGTCCGGGTCGCTACAGTCGAGCACCTCATGGCCGCAATTCGGGCCATGGGCATAGATAATATCCTGGTTGAGGTCGACGGGGGGGAAGTTCCCATTATGGATGGCAGTGCCGCTTCCTTCGTCATGCTCTTGCGTGACGCTGGGCTGCGCCAGCAACGCAAGCCACAGAAAATCTGGGCCGTCAAACGCCGCGTCAGTGTGGAAGAGGACGGCCGGTGGATTGTGGGCGAGCCCTTTCCCGGATTTTGTGTCGACTACACCATTGATTTTGATCATCCGCTTGTCGGGGTCCAAACCCGGCGTTTTCATCTTGCCCCAGAGGATTTTGAGCGTTCCGTGGCCCGGGCCCGGACCTTCGGGTTCTTGCATGAGGTCGAGAAGTTGCAAAAGCACAACTTGGCCCTGGGCGGGTCGCTGGACAACGCCATTGTCTTGGACGAGTATGGGGTTGTAAATCCGGAGGGGCTTCGGTTCGTTGACGAGTTCGTTCGCCACAAGATTCTGGATTTCGTCGGTGACATGGCGCTTCTCGACGGCCAATTGTGGGGCAAATTCACCGTACATTGTTCCGGACACGCTTTGAATAACGCCTTTTTGCGCCATATTTACGAGAACCGTGCTCAGTGTCTGGAGCGCTGGGAAGCCAAGCCCCAGACCGAACAGCGACTCCCAGGGAGGGAGTGGCTGGGTCAGGAAGTCCCCGCCGATATGTAG